Proteins encoded together in one Miscanthus floridulus cultivar M001 chromosome 16, ASM1932011v1, whole genome shotgun sequence window:
- the LOC136512593 gene encoding uncharacterized protein produces MGERRYTEQEEALEIKSLRRIIAAYANYQDAAERDVKRYERSFKMLPPAHKELLFHLGLKYQRLRWCISMNASFIMNMLEAFEPPFDMSQYVDADVHADPSNLHDHSHMGCTHSSERGDCSIISISRSNLSLDEQHDSPKEDTKTHKSSRETDNKKVTPRHCTASLLKLSVPPIDVDKVRCIVRNIVRDWGEEGQKERDECYKPILEELNRLFPNRSDQRPPSCLVPGAGLGRLALEISSLGFVSQGNEFSYYMLICSNFILNHTQEANEWTIYPWIHSNCNSLSDNDQLRPVSFPDIHPSSAGITEGFSMCAGDFVEVYSEESQESAWDAVVTCFFLDTAHNIVEYIEIISKVLKDGGVWINLGPLLYHFADSYGPDDDMSIELSLEDVKKVAYHYGFTMEVEKMIETTYTSNMKAMMQNRYRAAFWTMRKDASRSKACKPR; encoded by the exons ATGGGTGAGCGGCGGTACACCGAGCAGGAGGAGGCCCTCGAGATCAAGTCCCTCCGCCgcatcatcgccgcctacgccaa CTATCAAGACGCCGCAGAAAGGGATGTCAAGAGATATGAGCGGTCATTCAAAATGCTTCCTCCTGCGCACAAG GAACTTCTTTTCCACCTTGGTCTGAAGTACCAAAGACTGAGATG GTGTATATCCATGAATGCATCTTTTATCATGAACATGCTTGAG GCATTTGAACCCCCCTTTGACATGAGTCAGTATGTAGATGCTGATGTTCATGCTGATCCATCGAACTTGCATGACCATAGTCATATGGGTTGCACTCATTCCAGCGAGAGGGGTGATTGCTCTATAATTTCTATCTCCAGAAGCAATTTGTCATTGGATGAGCAGCATGATAGTCCCAAAGAAGATACCAAGACACATAAATCTTCAAGAGAAACTGATAATAAGAAG GTAACACCGCGGCACTGCACAGCTTCATTGCTCAAGTTGAGTGTTCCTCCAATTGATGTTGACAAG GTAAGATGCATAGTAAgaaatattgtgagagattggggcGAGGAG GGTCAAAAGGAACGTGATGAGTGCTATAAGCCCATCCTCGAGGAGCTTAATCGTCTTTTTCCTAACCGGAGCGATCAGAG GCCTCCTTCATGTCTTGTCCCTGGTGCTGGGCTTGGGAGATTGGCTCTTGAGATATCTTCTCTGG GTTTTGTAAGCCAAGGGAATGAATTCTCATATTACATGCTGATCTGTTCAAATTTCATCTTGAACCA CACTCAAGAGGCTAATGAATGGACCATATATCCTTGGATACACAGCAACTGCAATTCTCTTTCAGACAACGATCAACTTCGTCCTGTTTCATTTCCTGATATTCATCCCTCAAG TGCAGGTATCACAGAAGGATTTTCAATGTGTGCTGGGGACTTTGTAGAGGTCTACAGTGAGGAAAGCCAAGAAT CTGCATGGGATGCTGTTGTAACTTGCTTCTTCCTGGATACGGCACACAATATTGTTGAATATATCGAGATCATATCAAAAGTTCTGAAGGATGGTGGG GTCTGGATTAACTTGGGTCCCCTTCTGTATCACTTTGCTGATTCATATGGGCCAGATGAT GATATGTCTATCGAATTAAGTTTGGAAGATGTGAAAAAGGTCGCTTACCATTATGGATTTACAATGGAG GTGGAGAAAATGATAGAAACTACTTACACTTCAAACATGAAAGCAATGATGCAG AATCGGTACCGTGCAGCATTCTGGACAATGAGGAAGGATGCATCTCGGTCAAAAGCTTGTAAGCCCCGTTGA